One window from the genome of Salisaeta longa DSM 21114 encodes:
- a CDS encoding choice-of-anchor J domain-containing protein produces MKRLFAIAAVCVLAGGLFTACDSGVAPGEAVDPAPPTLSFQEPEIAITEESGTVEITAVLTNPPSNEVTAEILYANGDSVSSTEPSDFNLPADAAVNDDGTAYVAGTVTFPVGAESGATQTISLPIQDADSTEDQEEGIFVFQNVTGGATVSPDEQLAVKLGAIQIFAEDFADDALDPMTAISVASSNDWGTSTAGGADNVPYAVANGFGGSEPANDWLITPALNFNNFEGETLSFLNATNFDDGGLPEGVQEALLVKVSTDYDGSSDPTASEFTWIDISDQVTYSEGGFNFVSSGEIDLRGDQFQGEEVYIAFQYISSGTGPGTSEAWEVDNIVVTGK; encoded by the coding sequence ATGAAACGACTATTTGCAATTGCGGCGGTGTGTGTGCTGGCCGGCGGGCTCTTTACGGCCTGCGACAGCGGCGTCGCCCCCGGGGAAGCGGTAGACCCGGCCCCGCCCACCCTTTCCTTCCAGGAACCAGAAATTGCCATCACGGAGGAGTCGGGCACCGTTGAGATTACAGCGGTACTGACCAATCCCCCGAGCAATGAGGTTACAGCAGAGATCCTGTACGCGAACGGGGATTCAGTGAGCTCTACTGAACCATCCGACTTTAACCTGCCGGCCGATGCGGCCGTCAATGACGATGGAACGGCCTACGTAGCCGGAACGGTCACCTTTCCAGTGGGCGCCGAAAGCGGCGCTACGCAAACGATCAGCCTCCCCATTCAGGATGCAGATTCAACAGAAGACCAGGAAGAAGGTATCTTTGTCTTCCAGAATGTAACCGGTGGAGCAACCGTATCGCCCGATGAACAGCTTGCTGTGAAACTTGGTGCGATTCAAATTTTCGCGGAGGACTTCGCGGACGATGCGCTCGACCCGATGACGGCCATAAGCGTGGCTAGCAGCAACGACTGGGGGACGAGCACCGCCGGCGGTGCGGATAACGTTCCGTACGCGGTGGCCAATGGGTTTGGAGGAAGTGAGCCCGCCAACGACTGGCTGATCACCCCAGCCCTTAACTTCAACAACTTTGAGGGCGAGACATTGTCGTTCTTGAACGCCACGAATTTTGACGATGGCGGACTTCCGGAGGGCGTGCAAGAGGCGCTTCTCGTGAAGGTATCCACCGATTACGACGGCAGTAGCGACCCCACCGCGAGCGAGTTCACGTGGATCGACATCTCCGATCAGGTAACGTACTCGGAGGGTGGTTTCAACTTTGTATCCTCTGGTGAGATCGACCTCAGGGGCGATCAATTTCAGGGCGAGGAAGTGTACATCGCCTTTCAGTACATCTCAAGCGGTACCGGTCCTGGGACGTCTGAGGCCTGGGAGGTCGACAACATCGTGGTCACCGGCAAGTAG
- a CDS encoding choice-of-anchor J domain-containing protein, protein MPTTYKILASLVLFAGLVLTGCDSGTGVPDELGSNTTISFAQPQATVSEGAGAVTIEIGTNDPGYKPLSVEVAVSNQSTLSASEVQLPDSMTVRLPKSITSNGTVPFTFELVEDTEYLEGDETLVFELRNPNAGAALGETSTFTLTVQENDIPATMQEARAQAAGDEVVVDGIVTREDSDGFFLQDDTGALYVFDSEAKAAVAPGDRVLITGTTGYFSGLFQVSDVGTAGVRVLEQGVQLPATQSVSLGEITANGEQYESELVRVENFVIDDGGDNTFQGGSNYTVQDPSGSSTLRIPDGSALIGQSIPDGGTFTGVLSQFNFGFGGADEPDDGYQLLGLLASDLEGKSISQVNLVDVDFADGTLAPMTAYSVASNEDWFIDSFSGEPLSPYAKVSGFGADEASEDWLITPAFDLTGVEDETLTFQNAKNFGDSGTEQPLRVWVSTNYSGSGDPTTADWTDITDRVQNFSTGGYEFVSSGAIDLTDAEFQDASVHIAFQYRSSAPDSASLWQVDDIRVSGLQFGN, encoded by the coding sequence ATGCCTACCACTTACAAAATCCTTGCATCCCTTGTCCTGTTCGCGGGGCTGGTGCTCACTGGCTGCGACAGCGGCACAGGCGTTCCAGACGAACTGGGGAGCAATACGACGATTTCCTTTGCACAGCCCCAGGCCACGGTCTCGGAAGGAGCCGGTGCGGTGACGATTGAGATTGGCACCAACGACCCCGGCTACAAGCCGCTGAGCGTGGAAGTGGCTGTATCCAATCAGAGCACACTGAGCGCTTCGGAAGTGCAGCTGCCCGATTCGATGACGGTGCGCCTGCCCAAGAGTATCACCTCGAACGGGACAGTGCCGTTCACCTTCGAGCTGGTAGAAGACACCGAATATCTTGAGGGCGACGAAACGCTCGTGTTTGAGCTGCGCAATCCCAACGCGGGGGCCGCGCTTGGCGAGACGAGCACGTTCACGCTGACCGTCCAGGAGAACGACATCCCGGCGACCATGCAAGAAGCCCGCGCGCAAGCTGCGGGCGACGAGGTGGTGGTCGATGGCATCGTGACGCGTGAGGACAGCGACGGCTTCTTCCTGCAAGATGACACCGGCGCGCTCTACGTCTTCGACTCCGAGGCAAAGGCCGCCGTGGCACCCGGCGACCGCGTGCTCATCACGGGCACCACAGGCTACTTCAGCGGACTCTTTCAGGTGAGCGATGTCGGCACGGCGGGTGTGCGCGTGCTCGAACAGGGCGTGCAGCTTCCCGCCACGCAGTCTGTATCGCTGGGCGAAATCACCGCCAACGGCGAGCAGTACGAAAGCGAGCTGGTGCGCGTTGAGAACTTCGTGATCGACGACGGCGGCGATAACACCTTCCAGGGCGGAAGCAACTACACCGTGCAGGATCCTTCGGGCTCCTCCACCCTCCGCATTCCCGACGGCTCCGCGCTCATCGGGCAGTCTATTCCGGACGGCGGTACGTTCACGGGCGTCCTGAGCCAGTTTAACTTTGGCTTTGGTGGCGCCGATGAGCCCGATGACGGCTATCAGTTGCTGGGGCTCCTTGCCAGCGACCTAGAGGGCAAGAGCATCTCGCAGGTGAATCTGGTGGATGTCGATTTTGCTGACGGTACCCTTGCGCCTATGACGGCGTACAGCGTAGCGAGCAATGAGGACTGGTTCATCGACAGCTTTAGTGGAGAGCCGCTCTCGCCGTATGCCAAAGTCAGCGGTTTTGGCGCTGACGAAGCCTCCGAGGACTGGCTCATTACGCCGGCGTTTGATCTGACGGGCGTGGAAGATGAAACGCTCACCTTCCAGAACGCGAAGAACTTCGGCGACAGCGGCACCGAACAGCCGCTGCGTGTGTGGGTGTCGACCAACTACAGCGGCTCGGGCGACCCGACGACCGCGGATTGGACCGATATCACGGATCGCGTGCAGAACTTCTCTACTGGGGGATACGAATTTGTGTCGTCGGGCGCAATTGATCTGACCGACGCGGAGTTTCAAGATGCGAGTGTTCACATCGCGTTCCAGTATCGCTCCAGCGCGCCAGATAGCGCGTCGTTGTGGCAAGTGGACGACATCCGGGTGAGCGGCCTTCAGTTTGGCAACTAA